Proteins from a genomic interval of Labrus mixtus chromosome 24, fLabMix1.1, whole genome shotgun sequence:
- the LOC132959802 gene encoding four and a half LIM domains protein 2-like gives MVEQYDCNNCKESLFGKKYILKEEHPHCIQCYEALFSNNCEMCKLLIGCTSKDLSYNDRHWHSDCFLCSKCEQSLVDQPFANKDDLLMCTDCFASEYSAKCNACLKTIMPGTKKMEHKGNSWHENCFACNHCQQPIGTRSFVQKDLKNFCLPCYEKQFAQQCVHCKKPIITGGVNYRDMPWHKECFVCISCKQQLAGQRFTSRDDFAYCLNCFCNLFAKKCVHCTTPISGLGGSKYISFEQRQWHNYCFNCKKCSVSLVGRGFLTCKDDILCPDCGKDF, from the exons ATGGTCGAGCAGTACGACTGCAACAACTGTAAGGAGAGCCTGTTCGGGAAAAAGTACATTCTGAAGGAGGAGCACCCGCACTGCATTCAGTGCTACGAGGCTCTTTTCTCCAACAACTGTGAAATGTGCAAACTTCTCATTGGATGCACCAGCAAG GATCTGTCCTACAACGACCGCCACTGGCACAGCGACTGCTTCCTCTGCTCCAAGTGTGAGCAGTCTCTGGTAGATCAGCCCTTTGCCAACAAGGACGACCTGCTGATGTGCACCGACTGCTTCGCCAGCGAGTACTCAGCCAAATGCAATGCATGCCTGAAGACCATAATGCCAG GAACTAAGAAGATGGAGCACAAGGGTAACAGCTGGCATGAGAATTGCTTCGCCTGTAACCATTGCCAGCAACCCATCGGCACCAGGAGCTTCGTCCAGAAGGACCTCAAAAACTTCTGCCTGCCCTGCTACGAGAAGCAGTTTGCCCAGCAGTGCGTCCACTGCAAGAAG cccATCATCACCGGAGGAGTGAACTACCGGGACATGCCCTGGCACAAGGAGTGCTTCGTCTGCATCAGCTGCAAGCAGCAGCTGGCCGGCCAGAGGTTCACCTCCCGGGACGACTTCGCCTACTGCCTCAACTGCTTCTGCAACCTGTTCGCCAAGAAATGTGTTCACTGCACCACCCCCATCAGCG GTCTCGGGGGGAGCAAGTACATCTCTTTTGAGCAGCGCCAGTGGCACAACTACTGCTTCAACTGCAAGAAGTGCAGCGTGTCTCTTGTCGGCCGGGGTTTCCTCACCTGCAAAGACGACATCCTCTGCCCTGACTGTGGCAAAGACTTCTAA